In the genome of Candidatus Methylomirabilota bacterium, the window CGCTGGGGTTGGCCTTCCTGGCGAGGAGCGCGGCGGACGTCATGACCATGCCGTTGACGCAGTAGCCGCATTGCACCGCCTGCTCCTCGATGAACGCCTTCTGGATGGGGTGGGGCTTGGCGGACGAGCCGAGCCCCTCGAGCGTGGTGACCTTCTTGCCGGCGACCTTCGCCACCGGCACCGAGCACGAGCGCGCGGTCGCGCCCTCCACCAGGACCGTGCAGGCCCCGCATTGCGCCAGGCCGCACCCGAACTT includes:
- a CDS encoding (2Fe-2S)-binding protein, coding for KFGCGLAQCGACTVLVEGATARSCSVPVAKVAGKKVTTLEGLGSSAKPHPIQKAFIEEQAVQCGYCVNGMVMTSAALLARKANPSEREIKQALAGNLCRCGTQPRVVRAVKRAARLMAKGV